One window from the genome of Cyanobacteria bacterium GSL.Bin1 encodes:
- a CDS encoding alpha/beta fold hydrolase: MTQIETQTLNINNQQWFYRRAIPRNETQDTPIVFLHGLLAHSYCWRVLLEDIAEAGLTAYAPDWLGEGSSAKPSPREFSYQPSALITALGEFLSALDLSRFHLVVQGFVGSVGLQYAFRHPEQIERLVILNTPLAASVRLPWLMRQWAFPLMGEMLTQDPLLVDRTLEKGSGYVISEENLGIYRKPFLQNSQAGRSLVATIKNLNLPKAMAEIEAGWSTWEKPTQIIWGMNDPWLSADVPGAIAQENKNVRLAKLEEAKHYPQEHWSEEISPILLTFLRQQIV, encoded by the coding sequence ATGACTCAGATCGAAACACAAACCCTTAACATTAATAATCAACAATGGTTCTACCGCCGAGCCATTCCCAGAAATGAAACCCAAGACACTCCGATTGTCTTCTTACATGGCCTTCTTGCTCATAGCTATTGTTGGCGAGTGCTTTTGGAGGATATTGCAGAGGCGGGACTGACGGCGTATGCACCGGACTGGTTAGGAGAAGGCTCATCGGCAAAACCCTCACCACGAGAATTTTCCTACCAACCGTCTGCTTTAATCACGGCGCTGGGAGAATTCTTGAGCGCTTTAGATTTATCTCGATTTCATTTGGTGGTACAAGGCTTTGTCGGCTCTGTGGGCTTGCAATATGCCTTTCGTCATCCCGAACAAATTGAGCGTTTGGTCATCCTCAACACTCCCCTCGCTGCTTCGGTGCGCTTGCCTTGGCTGATGCGGCAATGGGCATTTCCCTTAATGGGAGAGATGTTAACTCAAGACCCGTTACTAGTGGATCGCACCTTAGAAAAGGGTAGCGGTTATGTGATCTCAGAGGAAAATTTAGGGATTTATCGAAAACCGTTTCTGCAAAACTCGCAAGCGGGGCGTTCTCTTGTCGCGACCATCAAAAACTTAAATTTGCCCAAAGCCATGGCAGAAATTGAAGCGGGATGGAGCACTTGGGAAAAACCCACCCAAATTATCTGGGGGATGAACGATCCGTGGTTATCTGCTGATGTCCCAGGCGCGATCGCGCAGGAAAATAAAAACGTTCGTCTCGCCAAATTAGAAGAAGCCAAGCATTATCCTCAAGAACATTGGTCAGAGGAAATCAGCCCGATTTTACTGACTTTTCTTCGTCAACAAATCGTTTAG